One window from the genome of Crassostrea angulata isolate pt1a10 chromosome 2, ASM2561291v2, whole genome shotgun sequence encodes:
- the LOC128171722 gene encoding uncharacterized protein LOC128171722, whose amino-acid sequence MSTSAEQITPDSTEGTQVTPDPTEDARESQTTDGKRQYVTQDEEEYQEEYYQDEDSFADILAKKRADVSRAKARMAYTARELELRKQRVELDAAMEMLHLEREAAEAEADCQAFESTMIQMSPMKRRTSSLGEVSNFKPGQDQSTPRQPSASPGLLTGTSDPTQLDPDAQPYVPAAQPLVPDTQPSVPVAQPYVPTAQPYVRAAQPYVPTAQPYVPAPQPNVPAAQPYVPAAQPHVPAAQPYVPAAQPHVPAAQPHVPAAQPYVPAAQPHMPAAQPHVPAAQPYVPAAQPHVPAAQPHVPAAQPHVPAAQPSMPAAQPHVPAAHPHVPTAHPHVPVAQPYVAASHPLSPLVTDQGPQVTDVTRFLLRKDLLFSRLTHFDDRPESYSAWKHSFMCVVNELQVLDSEQMDLLIKYLGPESKKHATSMRTSNIFDISRGLRRLWERLDERYGAPEHVEASVRAKLLSFPKLGNRDHQKLYDLSDILMEMKFLKEDPKYSAMLAYLDSSSGIRPIISKLPYGLQEKWTNRAMKYKLEHQTVFPPFGVFVDFMKEMSRVKNDPSFAYHTDANHNEKQPMNVPRGRVNTKKTTVYQPTGSGNLSEPKLDVCIIHTGPGVKHSVNNCRVFKAKPIEERMKLLREHRLCFRCCSASHRKQDCKEAIMCKECGSEFHTTSLHVDSSPAPTTGRASSVHGGEEAPRRQQVTKEQHVTTINSNCTEVGKEFKGKSCARIVPATVTYDGRAVSLYAMLDDQSNKTLAKKELFDLLNINTETIPYLMTSCSGQVTTFGRTASGLYIESARGETRLPLPCTLECDEIPNNYQEIPTPDVALQHKHMRDIAGDILPIDASRKILLLIGRDLPQVHHVLEQRIGRDHEPFAQRSPLGWTIIGDTCLSGQHRPRAANVYKTFITDSGRGTILEPCAQYLSVREKLPTRDVTNRLRVSDTSSDEHLFRRTPDDNKVGSSVEDRMFMDIMNKELLIGEDGKWVAPLPFRQPRLRLPNNYEVALRRARALDASLKRDPVKKEHFATFMTKLFDNDHAEKAPTSKSTQEQWFLPLFGVYHPQKPHQIRGVFDSSAKFKGTSLNDQLLSGPNLTNSLLGVLLRFRKEMIAVVADVQHMFHCFTVREEHRDFLSFLWYKDNEIGTELTEFRMKVHVFGNSPSPAIATLGLRKISELSEESHGPDVKEFIKRNFYVDDGLTSCSTSQEAVDLMCRTQDALKQYGNLRLHKFASNSADVMKAFEPRDLAQDIYDLNLDEDQLVQRSLGMRWNLSSDMFEFRISTDDKPTTRRGVLSTVNSLFDPLGFLSPVIISGKLILRDVVTCTSDWDEPLPDHILASWEEWSSSLKELEKIHIPRTTVVHLSKAVRKELWTYADASEKAIAAVSYMKVYCEDGSAMTGFLLGKSKVAPVSGHTIPRLELCAAVLAIEISQIVMDHMDIMFDSVKYFSDSRVVLGYIHNDKRRFFIYVSNRVEKIRSLSEPSQWNFVPTHLNPADEGTRGVVPKDIGECAWLRGTTHLQRIDDETKAEGFPLQEPLSDREVRPVCLKTECEPMLGTQRYERFSSWDRLVEGIALLQRFIISRKGGKSQILPKSIDYSQRAENYIIKTVQREVYCEEIYCLRSKQPLPKNSSILALSPFLDDDGIVRVGGRLRHLNDATVCKSPILIPGKHHIATLLVRKYHQLVQHQGRHFTEGKVRSCGFWVTGCKRLVSSLIHKCVTCRRQRGSFATQKMSDLPTDRILPGEPPFTSVGVDIFGPWDVVTRRTRGVPANGKRWAALFTCLVTRAVHVEVVEEMSASSFINALKRFTAIRGQAKEYRSDRGTNFVGATDPLQIDAINVEDRQVKDFLHSRGTTWIFNPPHASHMGGAWERMIGLTRRILDNMLKDHSAQGLTHEVLTTFLAEASAIINSRPLTAVSSDPDSPFVLTPSILLTQKTDVPTEAVCDTTAKDLFKVQWKRVQHLAKMFWDKWKKEYLHTLQARKKWHHGQRNISVGDIVLLKDVETHRNNWPLGRITATFPGKDNLVRKVEVRVSKDGKTTSYVRPVTELILLLEN is encoded by the coding sequence ATGTCTACCTCAGCAGAGCAGATCACTCCCGACTCAACAGAGGGCACCCAGGTCACTCCTGACCCTACAGAGGATGCCCGGGAATCACAGACGACTGATGGCAAGAGGCAGTACGTCACACAAGATGAAGAGGAGTATCAGGAAGAGTACTATCAGGATGAGGACTCCTTTGCCGACATCTTAGCGAAGAAGAGGGCTGATGTAAGCCGAGCAAAGGCTAGGATGGCATACACCGCCAGAGAATTGGAGCTCAGGAAACAACGAGTGGAACTCGATGCTGCAATGGAAATGCTACATCTCGAGAGAGAGGCTGCAGAAGCTGAAGCTGATTGTCAAGCCTTTGAATCGACCATGATACAGATGTCACCTATGAAGAGACGAACGAGTTCCTTAGGCGAAGTCAGCAACTTTAAACCAGGACAGGATCAATCCACTCCACGTCAACCTTCTGCATCGCCAGGACTACTGACCGGTACTTCCGATCCGACTCAACTTGACCCGGATGCACAACCCTATGTACCTGCAGCACAGCCTTTGGTTCCTGACACACAGCCGTCCGTGCCTGTCGCACAACCGTACGTGCCTACTGCACAGCCTTATGTGCGTGCCGCACAGCCGTACGTGCCTACTGCACAGCCTTATGTGCCTGCCCCACAGCCcaacgtgcctgccgcacagccttatgtgcctgccgcacaacctcacgtgcctgccgcacaaccttacgtgcctgccgcacaacctcacgtgcctgccgcacagccTCATGTGCCTGCCGCACAGCCTTACGTGCCTGCTGCACAACCTCACatgcctgccgcacaacctcacgtgcctgccgcacaaccttacgtgcctgccgcacaacctcacgtgcctgccgcacaacctcacgtgcctgccgcacaacctcacgtgcctgccgcacagccATCCATGCCTGCCGCGCAGCCTCATGTGCCTGCCGCACACCCTCACGTGCCTACCGCACACCCTCACGTGCCTGTCGCACAACCGTATGTGGCTGCCTCACACCCCTTATCACCACTTGTGACTGATCAGGGACCACAAGTAACTGATGTTACCCGATTCCTCCTGAGGAAGGACTTGCTATTCTCCAGACTTACTCACTTTGACGATAGACCAGAATCATACAGTGCCTGGAAACACAGCTTTATGTGTGTAGTGAATGAGCTTCAAGTCTTGGACTCCGAGCAGATGGACCTTCTTATCAAGTACTTAGGTCCGGAATCTAAGAAGCACGCAACAAGCATGAGGACATCCAACATCTTCGACATCTCAAGAGGACTAAGAAGACTTTGGGAAAGGTTGGATGAGCGCTATGGTGCACCAGAACATGTGGAAGCATCCGTAAGAGCCAAACTGTTGAGTTTCCCAAAGCTTGGCAACAGAGATCATCAAAAACTTTACGATCTGTCAGACATTCTTATGGAGATGAAGTTTTTGAAGGAGGATCCGAAGTACAGTGCAATGTTGGCCTATCTAGACTCATCCTCAGGGATTAGACCCATCATTTCAAAACTTCCGTATGGCCTGCAGGAGAAATGGACCAACAGAGCCATGAAGTACAAGCTTGAACATCAGACTGTGTTTCCACCCTTTGGTGTGTTTGTTGACTTCATGAAGGAGATGAGCAGAGTGAAAAACGACCCAAGTTTTGCGTATCACACTGACGCTAACCACAACGAAAAGCAGCCTATGAACGTTCCAAGGGGAAGAGTGAACACGAAGAAAACCACAGTGTATCAACCAACAGGATCCGGAAATCTGAGCGAGCCGAAGCTTGATGTGTGTATAATTCACACCGGTCCGGGTGTTAAACACAGTGTCAATAACTGTCGAGTGTTTAAGGCCAAGCCTATTGAAGAACGTATGAAGTTGCTCCGTGAACACAGACTCTGTTTTCGGTGTTGTTCCGCAAGTCATAGGAAACAAGACTGTAAAGAGGCCATCATGTGCAAGGAATGCGGAAGTGAGTTCCACACTACGTCTCTCCATGTTGATTCGTCACCAGCTCCTACCACTGGAAGGGCCTCATCAGTTCATGGCGGGGAGGAGGCTCCTAGGCGTCAGCAAGTAACAAAAGAACAGCACGTCACAACCATAAACAGCAACTGCACAGAAGTAGGGAAGGAATTTAAGGGAAAATCTTGTGCAAGAATTGTTCCCGCGACTGTCACCTATGATGGAAGAGCTGTCTCTCTGTATGCTATGCTTGACGACCAGAGTAACAAGACCTTGGCTAAGAAGGAATTGTTTGACTTGCTGAACATCAATACAGAGACAATACCTTACCTGATGACGTCATGTTCTGGACAAGTGACAACCTTCGGGAGAACTGCCTCAGGACTCTATATTGAATCAGCCAGGGGTGAGACCAGACTACCCTTGCCGTGCACGTTAGAGTGTGATGAAATACCGAACAACTACCAAGAGATCCCTACACCTGACGTTGCTCTTCAGCACAAGCACATGCGGGATATAGCCGGCGACATCCTACCCATTGACGCTTCAAGAAAAATTCTGTTGCTGATAGGAAGAGACCTTCCTCAAGTCCACCATGTTCTTGAGCAGCGCATAGGACGTGACCACGAACCATTTGCACAGAGGTCACCCCTTGGTTGGACGATCATCGGCGACACATGCTTGTCTGGACAACACAGACCAAGAGCTGCGAATGTGTACAAGACCTTCATCACGGACAGCGGACGTGGAACTATTCTTGAACCATGTGCCCAGTACTTATCCGTGAGAGAGAAGCTTCCAACCAGAGATGTGACAAACAGATTACGGGTATCTGACACTTCATCTGATGAACACTTATTCAGACGCACACCAGATGATAACAAAGTGGGATCATCAGTGGAAGATAGGATGTTTATGGACATCATGAACAAAGAACTATTGATAGGTGAGGATGGAAAGTGGGTAGCTCCCCTACCCTTCCGCCAACCAAGATTACGACTACCAAACAACTATGAGGTTGCATTGAGACGTGCACGAGCCTTGGACGCAAGTCTCAAGAGAGATCCAGTAAAGAAGGAACACTTTGCGACCTTTATGACAAAGCTGTTCGACAACGATCATGCTGAGAAAGCACCCACTTCCAAGTCAACGCAGGAGCAGTGGTTTCTTCCTCTCTTCGGGGTCTACCACCCTCAGAAACCTCACCAGATCCGGGGCGTATTTGATTCCTCTGCGAAGTTCAAGGGAACCTCTTTGAACGACCAACTGCTGTCTGGCCCGAACCTCACCAACAGCTTGCTTGGAGTGTTGCTTCGTTTCAGGAAGGAGATGATTGCTGTCGTAGCAGACGTGCAGCACATGTTTCACTGCTTCACCGTCAGAGAAGAGCACAGAGACTTTCTCAGCTTCCTTTGGTACAAGGACAACGAGATCGGAACGGAACTAACAGAATTCCGAATGAAGGTCCACGTTTTTGGTAATAGTCCTTCTCCGGCCATAGCGACACTGGGCCTCAGGAAGATCTCAGAACTATCTGAGGAAAGCCATGGACCTGATGTCAAGGAGTTCATCAAGAGGAACTTCTACGTTGATGATGGTCTGACATCATGCTCAACAAGCCAAGAAGCAGTAGACCTGATGTGCAGAACCCAGGACGCATTGAAGCAATACGGGAACCTAAGGCTCCACAAGTTCGCATCAAACAGCGCGGATGTCATGAAGGCGTTTGAGCCACGAGACTTAGCACAGGACATCTACGACCTGAACCTTGATGAGGACCAGCTCGTGCAACGGAGTCTTGGTATGCGATGGAACTTGTCGAGTGATATGTTCGAGTTCCGCATCTCTACTGATGACAAGCCCACAACACGCAGAGGTGTACTGTCGACAGTGAACAGCCTCTTCGATCCATTAGGCTTTCTCTCACCTGTTATCATCAGCGGGAAACTCATTCTTAGAGACGTAGTGACCTGTACCTCAGACTGGGATGAGCCGCTGCCGGACCATATTCTGGCAAGCTGGGAAGAGTGGAGTTCATCTCTGAAGGAGTTGGAGAAGATCCACATACCCAGAACAACCGTGGTACATCTTAGCAAGGCAGTAAGAAAGGAACTGTGGACATATGCGGACGCGTCAGAGAAAGCCATAGCTGCCGTTTCTTACATGAAGGTGTACTGCGAAGATGGCTCTGCGATGACTGGATTTCTACTAGGGAAGTCTAAAGTGGCACCAGTATCAGGCCATACCATACCCCGTTTAGAGCTTTGTGCAGCTGTTCTAGCCATTGAGATATCGCAGATAGTCATGGATCACATGGACATAATGTTCGACTCGGTGAAGTATTTTTCCGACAGTCGTGTGGTATTGGGGTATATCCACAATGATAAGAGACGATTTTTTATTTACGTCTCCAACAGGGTCGAGAAAATCAGAAGCCTTAGTGAGCCGTCGCAGTGGAACTTTGTGCCGACACACCTCAACCCTGCTGACGAGGGCACTAGAGGCGTAGTTCCTAAGGACATTGGAGAGTGTGCTTGGCTTAGAGGAACTACTCACCTGCAGCGCATTGACGACGAAACCAAGGCAGAAGGGTTTCCCCTACAGGAACCTCTGTCAGACAGAGAAGTCAGACCTGTATGTTTGAAGACTGAGTGTGAACCTATGCTTGGAACTCAGAGATATGAGAGATTTTCCAGCTGGGACAGATTGGTCGAGGGTATCGCCCTGCTCCAGCGATTCATCATAAGCAGAAAGGGAGGTAAATCACAGATTTTACCGAAGTCCATAGACTACTCTCAAAGAGCAGAAAACTACATTATCAAGACAGTGCAAAGAGAAGTCTATTGTGAGGAGATTTACTGTCTGAGGTCCAAACAACCATTGCCGAAGAATAGCAGCATTCTTGCATTGAGTCCGTTCCTCGACGACGATGGTATTGTTAGAGTTGGTGGACGCTTAAGACATCTCAACGATGCGACTGTCTGCAAGAGCCCTATACTGATACCGGGGAAGCATCACATTGCGACCTTACTTGTACGCAAGTACCATCAACTGGTGCAACACCAAGGGCGCCACTTTACGGAGGGAAAGGTCAGGTCCTGTGGGTTCTGGGTCACCGGCTGCAAGCGCCTTGTTTCGTCCCTCATTCACAAGTGTGTTACTTGTCGGCGACAACGTGGGAGCTTCGCAACCCAGAAGATGTCTGACTTGCCTACAGACCGCATACTGCCAGGAGAGCCACCGTTCACTTCGGTGGGAGTAGATATCTTTGGGCCCTGGGACGTCGTGACTCGTCGCACTCGGGGAGTTCCAGCCAACGGCAAACGATGGGCAGCACTGTTCACATGTCTGGTGACACGCGCAGTCCATGTCGAGGTAGTAGAGGAGATGTCCGCATCATCCTTCATCAACGCCCTGAAGCGCTTTACAGCCATACGAGGACAGGCAAAGGAGTACCGTTCCGACAGAGGAACCAACTTTGTTGGCGCTACCGACCCTCTACAGATCGACGCAATCAACGTGGAAGATCGTCAGGTCAAGGATTTCCTGCACTCTCGGGGAACAACCTGGATTTTCAACCCGCCCCATGCATCCCATATGGGTGGAGCTTGGGAGCGCATGATAGGGTTGACACGGCGCATATTGGACAACATGTTGAAGGATCATTCAGCACAGGGTCTTACGCACGAGGTACTTACCACCTTTCTGGCCGAGGCAAGTGCGATCATAAATTCTCGCCCACTTACCGCCGTTTCGTCAGATCCAGACTCGCCTTTTGTCCTTACCCCAAGCATTTTGCTTACTCAGAAGACGGATGTACCGACCGAAGCTGTATGCGACACAACTGCTAAGGACCTCTTCAAGGTACAGTGGAAGAGAGTACAGCACCTCGCCAAGATGTTCTGGGACAAATGGAAGAAGGAATACCTGCATACCTTGCAAGCGCGTAAGAAGTGGCATCATGGTCAACGTAACATTAGTGTTGGTGACATAGTGTTGTTAAAGGATGTCGAAACCCATCGCAACAACTGGCCGCTTGGACGCATTACTGCAACGTTTCCTGGCAAGGACAACTTGGTTCGCAAGGTTGAAGTACGTGTCAGCAAGGACGGCAAGACCACCTCTTACGTCAGACCAGTGACGGAACTCATTTTATTATTGGAGAACTGA
- the LOC128171734 gene encoding putative nuclease HARBI1, whose product MIKIVSPSENEADYLCRKGFYALNVQMTCDPQFRVLDVVAKWPGSVHDARIFRESNLCTLMEEGHLSGFLLGDSGYGLKPYLLTPYMAEDAPGNRRYNAAHCRTRVTIEQTFGILKKRFHALHCGLRTKPERACRIVTACAILHNIGIQRRDIMRDSDLTNAVDVAVDVHVRVPEDAVGRTVRDHVRDTYFS is encoded by the exons atgataaaaattgtATCCCCGTCAGAAAATGAAGCAGATTATTTATGCCGTAAAGGCTTTTATGCGCTCAATGTACag aTGACATGTGATCCTCAGTTTAGAGTGTTGGATGTCGTTGCAAAGTGGCCAGGAAGTGTGCACGATGCTCGAATTTTCAGGGAATCCAACTTATGCACACTTATGGAAGAAG GGCATCTATCGGGCTTTTTACTAGGAGATTCTGGATACGGCCTGAAACCATATCTCTTGACCCCGTATATGGCGGAAGATGCTCCTGGAAACAGACGCTATAATGCAGCACATTGTAGAACAAG AGTCACGATTGAGCAAACATTTGGGATTTTGAAAAAGAGATTTCATGCCCTCCACTGTGGCCTTAGGACAAAGCCAGAAAGAGCGTGCAGAATAGTGACAGCATGTGCAATTCTCCACAATATAGGTATCCAACGGAGGGACATTATGAGAGACTCAGACTTGACGAATGCAGTTGATGTGGCCGTGGACGTCCACGTTAGGGTTCCAGAAGACGCTGTAGGACGCACCGTGAGGGACCACGTGAGAGATACATACTTCTCATGA